From a single Acidobacteriota bacterium genomic region:
- a CDS encoding sigma-70 family RNA polymerase sigma factor: MAAPAALGTQPKAVPPDARADPSGWKRHLPWAHRGGVAGGPGTVVFLSCQYLGRGGSPVGGGRRSARTGSLGPDVAGFRSGDPAAIVSARAIAERVIGRSGYFVPPEDRLEILQDIFLALYQAVSSPRFRIHSSFGAFVRCVAHRRCVDWVRQQRRNDSARDPASGAEDPPAPATTAEERLHDVERKRLARSVLNRLRASCRELLIAWMNDVPYSAISLKDGRSEEALRQQVQQCLKEARRLVSPRYGRPRGSRATPPPPRGPRGAASAGPAARGGPDGP, translated from the coding sequence ATGGCGGCGCCCGCCGCCCTCGGCACCCAGCCGAAGGCGGTCCCGCCCGACGCCCGCGCCGATCCGAGCGGCTGGAAGAGACACCTTCCGTGGGCCCACCGGGGCGGGGTTGCAGGCGGTCCCGGTACCGTCGTATTTCTTTCCTGCCAGTATTTGGGAAGAGGAGGTTCACCGGTGGGAGGGGGGAGAAGGTCCGCCCGGACGGGTTCGCTCGGGCCGGACGTGGCGGGATTTCGTTCAGGCGACCCGGCCGCAATCGTCAGCGCCCGAGCGATCGCCGAACGGGTGATCGGGAGGAGCGGTTACTTCGTTCCACCCGAAGACCGGCTCGAGATCCTGCAGGACATCTTCCTGGCGCTCTACCAGGCCGTCTCCTCCCCGCGATTCCGCATCCATTCCTCGTTCGGCGCCTTCGTCCGTTGCGTCGCCCACCGCCGGTGCGTCGATTGGGTGCGGCAACAGCGGCGGAACGATTCCGCGCGCGATCCGGCATCCGGCGCCGAGGACCCACCCGCGCCTGCGACCACGGCGGAAGAACGCCTGCACGACGTCGAACGAAAGCGCCTGGCCCGGTCGGTTCTGAACCGGCTGCGAGCCTCCTGCCGCGAGCTGCTGATCGCCTGGATGAACGACGTGCCCTACAGCGCCATCTCGCTCAAGGACGGCCGCAGCGAGGAAGCGCTCCGCCAGCAGGTGCAGCAGTGCCTGAAGGAAGCACGGCGTCTGGTGTCTCCGCGCTACGGCCGTCCGCGAGGGTCGCGCGCGACTCCACCGCCGCCGCGCGGACCGCGTGGAGCGGCGTCGGCCGGCCCCGCGGCGCGAGGAGGTCCCGATGGACCATGA